TGACTTCAAAATTGTTGGCAACTCGATCATATGTAACAATCACATGAGCCTTACAATTGGTTCTTGTTTCTGCTCTAATACGCTTTGGCTCATGATCTGTTTGGTTTTTCCTTCGATGGCCTTCATTGGAACAAACAAACCAGCGTGAAGTAATCACACCATCACATCTGCTTTTGATTGTGGATCTTTTCCTCACATCAAAGCCGATGTGACCCCCATAATCTACCCAAAACTCCAAGCCTCTTCCGAATCTCTGAACCTCATACCAACTTTGGGTGTCCTCTTTCCAATTTCTGCCATTGCACAACATTCAATTCTGCCAAACGAAAACAAAGTATATAAATTAGTGGACTGCAATCTTCTCGGTTCCGGTAGCAAGGATGGTACAACATGTCAAGACATATCTGTATATACATGTCAGGATGGTACAACAACTCATATATAAAAGATAAATTACTCACACTCACACTGAATATGATGATTCAGTATGCCATCTAGTTTACATAGGAAAAATGATGGATCCAGAGTTTATCCATCCTTAAACTTTTGTTGTGGCGTTGCTAAACAGATATCACATATTTTTTTCCTTGACAAATAAAGAGACCGAGGGATAGATTTAATTACAGTGGACGCTACACCAAGGCTTCAGTCAATTATGTCCAGGAGAGGGCACAAAAAGGTGTACTGTTTCCAATCTACGGAGTAATCTGCAGTATACTATGATAAATTAGTGGACTGCAATCTTCGCCATTGTTGCAAACTCATAGAACTACACACAATTTAACTTGTTTTGGTGCAGCGGTGATATTGATGCAAAGTCATAGAACTACACATATTATCAGTTAATTCTGAAACGAAACTAACCCAAACCGTGCTAACTCTGAACCCAAACTGCACAGGCATCAAACTGATGTGAAGGAAGAGGAGAGGCGACCTGGGAAACCGGACGTGGTGGTCAGGGTGGCGCTCCTCCGTGGACCGCGGCGGCAAGTCGCTGCTACCCGGCGCACGACGGCGCTCTTCTGGTTCCCCGGCGACTCGGCGGAGCTGGTTCCCGCGGGGGCTCGGCGGCGCTGATTACTGCCGCGGCGAGGCGGAGCGCTTCACGCGGGTcctcctcggcggcggcgcggccctGCCTGTCCTCTGCGGCGGCAACGCTCGGCGCCAATCTCCCCTTTTCCCCGCCACAAATTGGTTCCGAGCGGGCAGACCACCACGATTTGGTCCAAGTCTGATCGCCTGGGACTTTTTTTGCCTTGGATCGCTGTAGAACGTTGGATGGAGATTGGAGGGCGGATGGGAGGCCGCATGTTGCCGCGTGACATGCTGTAGGCATGTCACCTGATCCCAGTCCGGGCGAGGAATGGGCCCAGTTGCACTTTTCGTGCCTTTTGGACTTCGTTCCTTAGTTTCCTTATTAGTCCTTTCGTCGATTTTGCttttgccttttctttttcttttttattttttctttttccctTTTTCTATTTTCAAAAACTTATGAAATATATATTTCAAAAGTACTTAATTTTGAAGACAAGTTTGTGCTGCGCTAAAAATATGTTGGTGCAACTTTAAAAAAATCTTGAGAGCatttggaaaaaaaatcaagACATACTTGAAAACAATTAAGACAAAGTCGAACAACAAATGTTAGAAAAATGCTAATCATGCATTTacaaaatgttaaatgtgtataaaaattTGTATCtaatgtatatgaaaaatgtacaACGTGTATGATAAAAAGTAGTCACCAAAACATACATATAAAAAAGTTAAATGTATTTATAAAAttttaaatgtgtataaaaatgTTCAGATGCATACAAAAAATGTAGAGCATGTATTAAAATATTgaatataaaaatataaattttataaaatgttcatcatgttgAGAAAATGCTTAACATGTATTTACCGAATGTTATATGTGTATACAAAATGTATcagatgtatacaaaaaatgtagaaCGTGAAATAAAAACTGAACATAAAAACATCAATATAGTAAATTACTGATCATGTATataaatgttaatcatgtatttaaaaatgttaaatttGTATAAGAAATAATCCAGATGTATACGTAAAATGTAGAGCATGTATTTAAAATTGAAAATAAAAACATAAGTTTATGTAAAAAATTATCACGTAGAAAAAGttaatcatatatttgaaaaaaatgaaatatTTATCAATTTTTTCCTAATTTATAAAAAATGTACAATTTGTATGAAGATGTAGTCATGAAACATTTTttaatgttaatcatgtattcaaaaatgttaaatatgtataGAAAAAATATTCTTGATGTACGTAAAAAAATATACAAATTTGTACGAAAAATGTAGACATGTGTTGAAGAATAAAAAAGAAAACTGAAGAACGATGATGAAAACCGAATTAAtagaagaaagaaacaaagagaaAAAAAATGATAAACAAGAAGGTAACAGTGAAAACAAACAAAGAATGAAAAGGAAATAAAACCAGTAAAAACCCGAAAAGAaactaaaaagaaagagaaaatcAGTGAAAACCATGGAAAAATGAAGAACACCGATGAGAAAATAAAGAGAAACCGAAAACAGGAGAGAACCAGTGAAGAAACTGAGAAAACTAGAGAGGAAACAAAGAACCAACAggaaaaagaaagcaaaaaaaaccACGGTCGCGTGAAACAAATGGGTCGGCCCAGTATTGTACGCACGCAGGAAAGTTCTCAGCGAGACGGAAGTTAGCCTCGCTGTAAGCGATATATAGATCTCCTGGGTGAAGGTCGTTAGTGAGCGGTGTGTCGACTCTATTGGACTGAGGTTTTGGTCTTTTATGGGCCTCCTCTTCTTTTTTTCATGTTTCGGAGTTGAAACCCCGAAATTTTATGAGGAACCCTCTCACAGATGTTTTGGTTCGCTAGGAAACCTTCCCCGCACGAACCCCGCGCTAGTCAGGTAGCTTCTCGGCCCAACACCATTCTCTTTTACacagaaaaaaaataaaagagtGTAAACAAGATTTGCCTTGATGTAGATAAAAAACAGTATTAAAATTTTGTGATAAAATATTTGTCTATAAGTTGATTTATTTTTTGCCATTTCAAGTCGAGGTATTAAAAAATTGCCATCTTAAAAACACACAAAAAATTGCTATATTATATGGCATAGCAATGATGCTTGTTAAAGTAAAAACCAATTGCATAACAATTTTTTAAATTTTAGAAACATGATTTTGATGCGATTTTTAAATTTTGTAAACATAATTTTGGTTTTGGTCAATCTGGTTCAACTAGATAGGTATCTTATGTCATTGAATTTATTGGGATGTGAAGATGTTTGGGACATTCTTAATAATTTCATGGAGTGCAATTTTGCTGTATTGAGAAGTCCTGGAGTCCTATGTCAATTAGTTTATCAACCATAGACGTTTTGTCTcgtgacactagtagaaaacagggctttggtccaaGCTCAATctacacattagtcccggttgcattacgaacagggactaatgtgagcattagtcccggttcgagcggctaagGCCCTAcgcaggcattagtcccggttcaaatgggacctttagtccaggtttgagccacaaaccgggactaaagggtgcgatgtcctttagtcccggttcgtggctcgaaccgggacaaggagccacgaaccgagactaaaggggttgaggctttagtcccggttggtggctccaaccgagactaacctttagtcccggttgaagccacgaaccaggactaaaggggttttgaaatttgttttttgtttttttatttgttttttgtTTTAAATTGCTTATATCTTTTAGGTTATTTGGTGTTTttgggtgattctttttgcattagattcaaaattttgtctagtttctgtctgtgccattagttttcaaatgtGAATGATTTAAATATAAATTTATCAAATTTGCTTCAAACCCTACATTGTGAATAATTTGAGTTTAAAAGCAGTTTTTTAATTTAATTATTTTTAATCCAAGTCACATGTTAGATTGTTGTCACAGTAAGATTTATTTGGTTATTTTCAGAATAATTTATATTAAGATTTTAAttaaaacagtactgttttgcttATATAGttgttttagtcctttaactgtTGTTTTCAATTATTTTTAGTTAGTTCTTTCTGTAGATGTTAACATGTTGTAGTATGCTTATGTGGGACAACAGTAGATACATTTTTATAATTAATTAATATCAATTTTGCTAAAGTTTTGTATTAATAGTTGTTTAGCCTTTAATAATAGTTGATAGAATTAGTTTTGCTATATTAAAAGTAATTCTATTTGCCACTTTAATAGAACGTGACTCTGGCTTGGTTAACCTTACTTGTaactctggctgggacggtgctagcagatgtagtcgacggtaggattggatggacACCATGTTGTAGTATGGTTCTGTTGGACAAACTCTACCCCCactgccctccccccccccccccccttatcgccatttcagttttgaaaaaaacaaaacaaaatgataaaaacttcaaaaaataaaatccttcgagatgtagttatgttactacatctactagttaggaaaattaaaaggCATAAATTTCAACATGTTTTGAAAAAAAAGTGTTATGAAaaagtaaaacggctataacgtttgcatacgatgtcgaaaaaacgtataatatatcaaaatgttcagcacaaAAATCCGGTTCCGATTTCGACCGCCGTAGGCCATTTTGTAaattttttagaatcctcaaattctgaaaggaaaaaaagttatccTCAAATTaagttttttgaatttttggtCAAACTCTGGTCATACTGTGGTCAAACGAtagtcaaactacttattcaagaaatattagtatTACTAATTAATTATTgctttttagaataatagtttcaaactcaaatgGTGCTTCATGCTCAATTCAACTCCtaagggttaataggattgacagcttactattgtcaggaaaacagcaagtgcagacttggaaactaGGGAGAATAGAACtcagaagttaagcgtgcttaggctggggtgagaggatgggtgaccagCCGAGAAGTTAGACGATTTGAAATGAGTGGTACATacttgagcagtgatgaggggtgattagagattaaattgtcaaataattcagaaatttgaaaatcgatttaaaaaaattcaaaaaaattcaaaaaaaccaaaattcaaaaaaattcctttagtcccggttggtgtgttaccaaccgggactaaaggtggagctccagaaATCGGCCGCGTGGAGctcctttagtcctggttcgtaagcaaaccgggactaaaggttttgggcttagtcccggttccagaaccgggactaaaggccctctggaaccgggactaaaggcccgttttctactagtgtgactCCATCCCTCCAATACGTGTGGTGGTTAGGGCCCTTATCCGCTCAAGCTATGTCGTGAACTCGTGGATCCACATCCCCTCTGTCTACTATATAGGCGTTCGGTGGGAGGGAGGGCAATACCAATGCCTTGGCTCTGACTAGTAGTTTAGTTTAGGATTTCTTCCTCACAGGGGCAATGCCTCATCTTCAAGATGGTCCTCTGGGCTCTGATCCTCCTCGATTTTCATCCGTCAGGACCGAGTCAACAGAGCTCAGGTGTAGATTTCGGCTCTCTCCTTAGGGCGACAAGGTTAGGGTTTCTAGCCATGTGTGCACAGTGGTGGGCTTTGGTGTTAGGTGCTTCAAGGGTTCAATGGCACCACTACGGCTATGGGGCGCTCATCCTAAgaggcacgtgcatgaagacttcttgTCTGTCATCGGCAAGTTTAGGCTGGCTCTGATAGGGGAGCGGCGACAGTGGCCCGTCGTTGGTAGTCTAAGGTTCTTGATGTAATTTTTGTTATGTTTTTGGGCTGCTTTGTATGAATCTTATAACAAACTAGAGGATACCATGCGCGTTGCTGCGGGAATTGATTGACGAAAATTTGGGTTGCTAACACGAGAACCAAAATTTAAAATACATATGACTTACTATATTTGATTATGTGTAGTTGTAACAATATTAATGGAATATAAGTAGAATAACTGAATGAAAACATTTTCCCATGCATGGTTGAACGTTGTGGCGGGTCTTTTTCCATGCATGATTGCATGTTGAGGTGAGTCTTATCCTGTTAATAATTGTATGGTGAGATGGCATGCTTGCATATTGAGATAAATAAGTTAATGAAGATAGTCTCTTAGGTATATATAGGATTCGTATCCTTTCATTATTATTTTTGTCCACGATAGTTATATGTAAGTTGATTGAATTTGTAATTGGGTACGTCAATTTGGTGGAAGGGTTGGAGGAGGAAAAAAGCtgaaggaaaaagaaaagacggcCGCTGGATCTGAATCTAATGGCCTCTTTTTTGTGAAAAATAATTAGATATATTATAAAATTTCAACAGAAGTACATTGCGCCTCATATGCAATAAAAAAATTCATCGATGTCTCTAGGCCACCGACGCGTTGCTCCCTACAATAGCCGGTTTGGGCTGGGGCTACTATTATCTTCCTAACCATTTAATTACAGGTTGGTTTGCGACAGAAAATCTATATGTTTTCTGAGATGTTGCTCTTTTTTATTGCGTATGACAATGTTGTGGCAGTCTTTCCATTGATTGGCATCCCATCTGCCGAACCGTTCTATAAATCCTACCTCAAAGGTCCCTCAGATTGCACTTGCACATTTTATACCGTCCGAGATTCACAAAGCAAGCCAAGGCATGGAGAAGCTGGGAATGAACCCCGTCAACTCGTGCCCGCTCACGCCGCTGGGGTTTCTGGAGCGCGCGGCCACCGCGTTCCGCGGCTGCCGGTCCGTTGTCTACCATGACGTCGTCTGGACCTGGAGCCAGACCTTCCGACGCTGCCTCCGCCTCGCGTCCGCGCTCGTGTCGCTCGGCGTCTCGCGCGGCGACGTGGTCTCGGCGCTCCTCCCCAACGTGCCGGCCATGTACGAGATGCACTTCGGCGTGCCCATGAGCGGCGCGGTGCTCAACACCATCAACACGAGCCTCGACGCGCGCACGGTGGCCGTCCTGCTCGCCCACTCTGGCGCCAAGATCGTCTTCGCCGATCCGGCGTTCCTGCCGCTGCTCGCCGACGCGCTCCACCTTCTGCCGCCGGGGGGCCAACCTACGCCACGTGTCATCCTCGTCGAGGACACCTACTACGAGGAGGAGAGTACGACGACTCATGAGTTGGCCATACTCACAACGTACGAGATGCTCCTCGAGAAGGGAGACCCGGAGTTCGCCTGGGTCCGGCCGGCGACCGAGTGGGATCCCATGATCCTCAACTACACCTCCGGCACGACGTCGGCGCCCAAAGGGGTGGTCAACTGCCACCGCGGGATTTTCTTGATCACCGTCAACTCGCTCATTGACTGGGCGGTGCCTGCTCGACCGACGTTCCTGTGGACGCTGCCCATGTTCCACGCCAATGGGTCGAGCTTCCCCTGGGGGATGGCCATGGTGGGCGGCACCAACATCTGCCTCCGCCGCGTCGACGCCGCCGAGGTCTATGCCACCATCGCTCGCAACGGCGTCACCCACCTCTGCGCCTCGCCGATGGTGCTCAACGTGCTGGCCAACGCACCCGAGGGCGTGCGGAGGCTCCCAGCAGCAGGGAACGTTCGAGTCCTGACAGGCGGCGCGCAGCCGCCAGCCGCCGTTCTAGAGCAAGCCGAGGCCGTCGGCTTCCAGGTCAGCCACGGGTACGGGCTGAGCGAGACCGGGGGGCTGGTGGTGTCATGCGTGTGGAAGGAAGAGTGGAACAAGCTGCCGGCGCCCGAGCGTGCGCGGCTCAAGGCGAGGCAGGGCGTGCGCACGCCGGTGATGGCCGAGGCGGACATCCTCCACAACGAAACGGGCCGTAGCGTGCCCCGCGACGGATCCACGATGGGCGAGATCGTGCTCCGCGGCAGCTGCGTCATGCTGGGGTACCTCAACGACGACAAGGCAACCGAGGCGGCGATCCGAGAAGACGGGTGGTTCCACACGGGGGACATCGGGGTGATGCACCCGGACGGCTACCTAGAGATCCGCGACCGCTCCAAGGACGTGATCGTGAGTGGCGGGGACAACATCAGCAGCATGGAGGTGGAGTCGGCGCTGTACGGCCACCCGGCGGTGAACGAGGCGGCGGTGTTGGCCCGGCCGGACGAGTCCTTGGGGGAGGCACCATGTGCGTTCGTGAGCCTTAAGGAAGGTAGCACCGTGACCGCGGGCGAGCTGATCGCGTGGAGCCGGGAGTGCATGCCGCACTTCATGGTGCCCAAGACCGTCGTCTTCCGCGCCGAGCTGCCCAAGACGTCCACCGGGAAGATGAAGAAATACGTGCTCCGCGACCTCGCCAACGAGATGGGACCCACTCGCGGCAGCACCGAGATGTAGCTAGGGCTCTGTGCTTGCTCCCCTTTGGCCATATGTCAGCAGCATGGCATTGACAGTGTCATGCATAGCATGTATCCTCCAAAAATGCCACACCAATCTGCTACATAACGTTACGTTTCTTTCCTTCCTAAACTAATCATGCCCTTGAATTTCACGGAGTGTACCTGGGCCTTTTTTTTTCTTCCAGCCAAATCAGGCCACCTCAGCTCGTACGAGTAAATTTCATAAGGATTTTTACGTAGATGTAGCAAAGCTCACGTATCCTCCTCGTCTATCTTCGGATCTTTGGTTCAGCAATGTCGTCCTTACTCCTTACTCCTTAGCCATTTATTCCCTGGTTAAATGGTAATCGAACGGAAGGTAAGTATTGGTGCACAAAACTGAATATGTGCATGCGGATTCGCCGTTCACCATTGCTTTGAGATGTGCTACATTTTCTCACCATTGCTTTGAGATATGTGCTACATTTTCTGGGTTTAAAAAGTTTTGTCTTGTTTCAAAACGTTACATTAGGATTTTCTTTCCTGTTACAGCATTAAATGCTTCATTCTACTACACTGTTgtatacactactggaatcagcgaAGATGCCTAGTCCTAGAAGTTTGTGAGTGCTTTCTATCGAGACCTCGTCAAAGCCTCATAGATGGCGAGGACCGGTAAAAAAGAACTCGGCAATCAAGTGAAACTCGGCAAATATACAAGTTTGCCTAATGATCATTGCTTTCAGACCTGTGGTAATTTTTCTCGGTTTGACAAATTCTGTCTTGTTTTAAAACGTTGCATTAGGATATAACTTTTCTTGTTACAACTTACAACATTTGTTGAAATGTTTCATTGTATAAAAATAAATATCGATTGTATCATAAGCACAATTTTGGGCGTCGGCTAACTTTATTTTGCTAGGATCCTCACCGTGAGCGAGTGTCTCTATACTAGCTGCTATTGAGCGAGACTAATTAACCTTCGACATTTTTCTAATAACCTTTTTCTAAGATTGTGAACTAGGCCCAAGAGGAAGCAGATAAGGAGTATGGTGTTGGATGGAAATGGAACCACCCCAGCGCCCACTGACACAAAAAGGCTCCCCTATGCAATGACCAAACTATTTTCAAAGCGGGCGGAGTAGTTAATCTTAGCGTCAGCAACTCTAGTACAATGTACAGAGTAAACTGACTACTTTGAGTTAACTAATCTCGATGGAAAATGCTCTAAGAATTTGCGGCAGCACAGAGATGTGACAGATCCTAAAAGATTCAGAAATGAGCAGGGAGGGACAAAACTGTTATTTCATGTGCTTGGAAGTTAAGGCACTTGTGGAAAAAT
The sequence above is a segment of the Aegilops tauschii subsp. strangulata cultivar AL8/78 chromosome 6, Aet v6.0, whole genome shotgun sequence genome. Coding sequences within it:
- the LOC109765025 gene encoding 2-methylpropanoate--CoA ligase CCL4-like yields the protein MEKLGMNPVNSCPLTPLGFLERAATAFRGCRSVVYHDVVWTWSQTFRRCLRLASALVSLGVSRGDVVSALLPNVPAMYEMHFGVPMSGAVLNTINTSLDARTVAVLLAHSGAKIVFADPAFLPLLADALHLLPPGGQPTPRVILVEDTYYEEESTTTHELAILTTYEMLLEKGDPEFAWVRPATEWDPMILNYTSGTTSAPKGVVNCHRGIFLITVNSLIDWAVPARPTFLWTLPMFHANGSSFPWGMAMVGGTNICLRRVDAAEVYATIARNGVTHLCASPMVLNVLANAPEGVRRLPAAGNVRVLTGGAQPPAAVLEQAEAVGFQVSHGYGLSETGGLVVSCVWKEEWNKLPAPERARLKARQGVRTPVMAEADILHNETGRSVPRDGSTMGEIVLRGSCVMLGYLNDDKATEAAIREDGWFHTGDIGVMHPDGYLEIRDRSKDVIVSGGDNISSMEVESALYGHPAVNEAAVLARPDESLGEAPCAFVSLKEGSTVTAGELIAWSRECMPHFMVPKTVVFRAELPKTSTGKMKKYVLRDLANEMGPTRGSTEM